The following proteins are co-located in the Haloplanus sp. HW8-1 genome:
- a CDS encoding ABC transporter ATP-binding protein, whose translation MSVDGDLLVVEDLDAGYDDLQILDGVDLTVDDEEYVTIVGPNGAGKSTVMKSVFGLTTHMGGTIRFDGADITDRSPEEIIHEGIGYVPQSDNVFASLSVRENLEMGAYILDEIPEERLGAVFERFPILEERQAQSAGTLSGGQRQMLAMGRALMLDPGLLLLDEPSAGLAPDLVDEMFDRIDGINDAGTAILMVEQNAKEALRRCDRGYVLANGRNRFEGDGRTLLDDEEVRREFLGG comes from the coding sequence ATGAGTGTTGACGGTGACTTGCTCGTCGTCGAGGACCTCGACGCCGGCTACGACGACCTGCAGATCCTCGACGGCGTCGACCTGACCGTCGACGACGAGGAGTACGTGACCATCGTCGGCCCGAACGGCGCCGGCAAGTCGACCGTGATGAAGTCCGTCTTCGGGCTGACGACACACATGGGCGGGACGATCCGGTTCGACGGCGCGGACATCACCGATCGCTCGCCCGAGGAGATCATCCACGAGGGCATCGGCTACGTCCCCCAGTCCGACAACGTGTTCGCGTCCCTCTCCGTCCGGGAGAACCTGGAGATGGGCGCGTACATCCTCGACGAGATCCCAGAAGAGCGGCTCGGGGCGGTGTTCGAGCGCTTCCCGATCCTCGAAGAGCGACAGGCCCAGTCCGCGGGGACGCTCAGCGGCGGGCAACGCCAGATGCTCGCGATGGGACGGGCGCTCATGCTCGATCCGGGACTCCTCCTGCTGGACGAACCCAGTGCCGGTCTCGCCCCGGATCTGGTCGACGAGATGTTCGATCGAATCGACGGGATCAACGACGCCGGGACCGCGATACTGATGGTCGAACAGAACGCGAAGGAAGCACTCCGGCGGTGTGATCGCGGCTACGTCCTCGCCAACGGACGGAATCGGTTCGAGGGCGACGGACGGACGCTCCTCGACGACGAGGAAGTCCGCCGCGAGTTCCTCGGCGGCTAG
- a CDS encoding ABC transporter substrate-binding protein, translated as MVRDIGRRAFLVGAGTAGTVGLAGCIGSNGNGGGDGGDGGPDMLVVIGYPESGIQLFRDYYSMSSGEQDILVPDGLRDGAMPGQVGNDMANVIGTAPAAGGPNQEAFNELFQNQYDSSPGVFTSQSYDSVAIQILANAAAGENDGTSVKDQMRRIANPGGDEYGPQNFLDAVEAAANGEDINYQGASSSTNFNSAGDPASAAYSIWEFQGADTEGTTQIEVQNFESENPDGGGPSADSGPGGVGRTIDVGILLPETGDLASVGGPMIQAAQLPARQVNDSDLDLEVNAQVEDTQTSPSAGVTAAETLVNAGMPSVCGSASSGVNVPVSQEVFIPNQIVGCSPSSTALSVTNLEDDDYIFRTAPSDQLQGRVMAQVASDRLGNSTAATLYVNNDYGQQLSNRFTEVFENAFDGTVTDQVAFNIGESSYSSVIETALSG; from the coding sequence ATGGTACGCGATATCGGTCGACGTGCTTTCCTGGTCGGTGCCGGAACGGCCGGTACCGTCGGACTCGCAGGATGTATCGGCAGCAACGGTAACGGCGGCGGCGACGGCGGCGACGGCGGACCCGATATGCTCGTCGTCATCGGCTACCCCGAGAGCGGGATCCAGCTGTTCCGCGACTACTACTCCATGTCGAGTGGCGAACAGGACATCCTCGTCCCGGACGGCCTCCGCGACGGTGCCATGCCCGGACAAGTCGGCAACGACATGGCCAACGTCATCGGAACGGCGCCCGCCGCGGGCGGGCCCAACCAGGAGGCGTTCAACGAGTTGTTCCAGAACCAGTATGACTCCTCGCCGGGCGTGTTCACCTCACAGTCCTACGACTCGGTCGCCATTCAGATCCTCGCGAACGCGGCGGCGGGGGAGAACGACGGGACGTCCGTCAAGGATCAGATGCGCCGGATCGCCAACCCCGGCGGCGACGAGTACGGCCCCCAGAACTTCCTCGACGCCGTCGAAGCGGCGGCGAACGGCGAGGACATCAACTACCAGGGCGCCTCCAGTTCGACCAACTTCAATTCGGCGGGCGACCCCGCCTCCGCGGCCTACTCCATCTGGGAGTTCCAGGGCGCCGACACCGAAGGAACCACACAGATCGAGGTCCAGAACTTCGAGAGCGAGAACCCGGATGGCGGCGGGCCGAGCGCCGACAGCGGACCGGGCGGGGTGGGCCGGACCATCGACGTGGGCATCCTGCTGCCGGAGACGGGTGACCTCGCGTCCGTCGGCGGCCCGATGATCCAGGCGGCCCAGTTGCCGGCCCGGCAGGTCAACGACTCGGACCTGGATCTGGAGGTCAACGCGCAGGTCGAGGACACCCAAACCTCGCCCTCGGCGGGGGTCACGGCGGCGGAGACGCTCGTCAACGCGGGCATGCCGAGCGTCTGTGGCTCGGCGTCTTCGGGCGTGAACGTCCCCGTCTCACAGGAAGTGTTCATCCCCAACCAGATCGTCGGCTGTTCGCCGTCGAGTACCGCGCTCTCGGTCACCAACCTCGAGGACGACGACTACATCTTCCGGACGGCCCCCTCGGATCAGCTACAGGGACGGGTGATGGCACAGGTAGCCTCCGATCGGCTCGGTAACTCGACGGCTGCGACGCTCTACGTCAACAACGACTACGGCCAACAGCTCTCGAATCGCTTCACCGAAGTGTTCGAGAACGCCTTCGACGGGACGGTCACCGATCAGGTGGCGTTCAACATCGGTGAGTCGTCGTACTCCTCGGTCATCGAGACGGCGCTGTCGGGCTAG
- a CDS encoding DUF5785 family protein, whose protein sequence is MDWPHDPDGEEGSEGRRKYGHAVIAKKVDEEEDFPLDVAAFVEEYGDDPVRIDFETVVSVRDVFEGVDEDEFEDFVALHRALGEAMRENGYWFYEGAEAFVGDA, encoded by the coding sequence ATGGACTGGCCACACGACCCCGACGGCGAGGAGGGAAGCGAGGGCCGACGGAAGTACGGTCACGCCGTCATCGCGAAGAAGGTGGACGAAGAGGAGGACTTCCCGCTCGACGTCGCGGCGTTCGTCGAGGAGTACGGGGACGACCCCGTGCGAATCGACTTCGAGACGGTCGTCTCGGTGCGCGACGTCTTCGAGGGTGTCGACGAGGACGAGTTCGAGGACTTTGTCGCACTCCACCGTGCCCTCGGCGAGGCGATGCGCGAGAACGGCTACTGGTTCTACGAGGGCGCCGAAGCGTTCGTCGGCGACGCCTGA
- a CDS encoding type IV pilin: protein MRGNRAVSSVISVILLVAIVVILAATIASFALGFTENLNDPAPMVAQTSGEFIPQEGDSGSIVKLMHVAGDSIAVSDIEISVRAECEAGTKQGRIVNLPAGSGNAIRESDGQIEGDDIFDESSLNTIDNQVDGVDNGVALLQGGQYTTGDSIIFRIAKGDCELRRGSAISVRVVHNPSQTVIINKDLVA, encoded by the coding sequence GTGCGTGGAAATCGAGCCGTCTCGTCCGTTATCTCGGTTATTTTACTGGTCGCGATTGTCGTTATCTTAGCCGCGACTATCGCTTCGTTCGCTCTCGGTTTTACAGAGAACCTCAACGACCCCGCGCCGATGGTTGCTCAGACGAGTGGCGAGTTTATACCACAAGAAGGGGACAGTGGAAGTATTGTCAAATTGATGCATGTTGCCGGTGACTCTATCGCAGTCTCGGATATCGAGATATCGGTGCGGGCTGAGTGTGAAGCAGGAACGAAACAAGGACGAATAGTCAATCTTCCAGCAGGATCGGGCAATGCGATCCGCGAATCAGATGGGCAAATCGAGGGGGATGACATTTTTGACGAGAGTTCGTTGAATACGATCGACAATCAGGTAGACGGTGTGGATAACGGCGTGGCGCTCTTACAGGGAGGGCAGTACACCACTGGCGACAGCATTATTTTCCGGATAGCAAAAGGGGATTGTGAACTGAGACGAGGGAGCGCGATCTCCGTACGCGTTGTTCACAACCCCTCACAGACGGTGATTATTAACAAGGATCTGGTCGCCTGA